One window of the Candidatus Microbacterium colombiense genome contains the following:
- a CDS encoding ABC transporter permease subunit: protein MTETVEPTAPQTTRQRRAARIAEAASVPIGWILLKILLLAVVDAVAVYAVFVLFTHAEWLILAVVVAVTVLVNYIYFSRKRVPAKYLTPGIIFLVVFQVFTLLYTGYIGFTNYGTGHNGSKEQAVSSLLASAQERVEDSPTFPVTVVEQFGTYGLLVTDPDSGDALLGTADQPLQQVQAEFDGGKAVAVDGWTTLPLATVFTLSEELENLSVPFSDDPNDGSLRAPDGQSGYLYVSTLEYDADADAITDTQTGTVYADIGTGAFTADDGTELLPGWQVTVGFDNFVRAVTDSSIRGPLISVTIWTFVFAIISVASTFFLGLLLALVFNNTRMRFRNGYRIIMILPYAFPAFLSALVWAGMMNESFGFINQVIFGGADIPWLTDPTLAKVSILIVNLWLGFPYMFLVCMGALQGIPEDVNEAAVMDGANPWQIFRRIKLPLLLVTVAPLLISSFAFNFNNFNLIYMLTGGGPRFSDVSIPVGHTDILISMVYKVAFTGQTRDYGLASAFTILIFLVVATISIVSFRKTKALEELN, encoded by the coding sequence ATGACAGAAACCGTCGAGCCCACGGCTCCGCAGACCACACGACAGCGCCGAGCGGCGCGCATCGCCGAAGCGGCATCCGTCCCCATCGGATGGATCCTCCTGAAGATCCTCCTGCTCGCCGTCGTCGACGCCGTCGCGGTGTACGCCGTGTTCGTGCTCTTCACGCACGCGGAGTGGCTGATCCTGGCCGTGGTGGTCGCCGTCACCGTGCTGGTCAACTACATCTACTTCTCGCGCAAGCGGGTGCCGGCCAAATACCTCACCCCCGGCATCATCTTCCTGGTCGTGTTCCAGGTGTTCACCCTGCTGTACACCGGCTACATCGGCTTCACCAATTACGGCACCGGCCACAACGGCTCCAAGGAGCAGGCCGTCTCCTCGCTGCTGGCCTCGGCGCAGGAGCGCGTCGAGGACTCTCCGACCTTCCCCGTGACGGTCGTCGAGCAGTTCGGAACCTACGGGCTGCTCGTCACCGACCCCGACTCCGGTGACGCATTGCTGGGTACGGCAGACCAGCCGCTGCAGCAGGTGCAGGCCGAGTTCGACGGCGGCAAGGCGGTGGCGGTCGACGGGTGGACGACCCTCCCGCTCGCGACCGTCTTCACGCTCTCGGAAGAGCTCGAGAACCTGTCGGTGCCCTTCAGTGACGACCCCAACGACGGCAGCCTGCGGGCGCCCGATGGGCAGAGCGGATATCTGTACGTCTCCACGCTCGAATACGACGCGGATGCCGATGCGATCACCGACACGCAGACCGGAACCGTCTACGCCGACATCGGCACGGGGGCGTTCACGGCCGACGACGGCACCGAGCTCCTTCCCGGCTGGCAGGTGACGGTCGGATTCGACAACTTCGTGCGCGCCGTGACCGACTCCTCGATCCGTGGCCCGCTCATCTCTGTGACGATCTGGACGTTCGTGTTCGCGATCATCTCGGTCGCCTCGACGTTCTTCCTCGGCCTGCTGCTCGCGCTGGTGTTCAACAACACCCGGATGCGGTTCCGCAACGGATACCGGATCATCATGATCCTTCCCTACGCATTCCCCGCGTTCCTGTCCGCGCTGGTGTGGGCGGGCATGATGAACGAGAGCTTCGGATTCATCAACCAGGTGATCTTCGGGGGAGCGGACATCCCCTGGCTGACGGACCCCACGCTCGCGAAGGTGTCGATCCTCATCGTCAACCTCTGGCTCGGCTTCCCCTACATGTTCCTCGTGTGCATGGGCGCACTCCAGGGCATCCCGGAAGACGTCAACGAAGCCGCCGTCATGGACGGGGCGAATCCCTGGCAGATCTTCCGGCGCATCAAGCTGCCGCTGCTGCTGGTCACCGTCGCACCGCTGCTGATCTCGTCGTTCGCCTTCAACTTCAACAACTTCAACCTGATCTACATGCTCACCGGCGGCGGTCCGCGCTTCAGCGACGTGTCGATCCCGGTCGGGCACACCGACATCCTGATCTCGATGGTCTACAAGGTGGCCTTCACCGGGCAGACCCGTGACTACGGACTCGCGTCCGCCTTCACGATCCTGATCTTCCTCGTGGTCGCGACGATCTCGATCGTCAGCTTCCGCAAGACCAAGGCACTCGAGGAGCTGAACTGA
- a CDS encoding spermidine/putrescine ABC transporter substrate-binding protein, which yields MERSLETQVDQAVESWLRWVPRWEPATHRGRVAPCRRCLGSPILSAAGIGANVPHGVQHGLSTRIKTIVDHSVAEYTARNLPTLQRELDQQAARNRARAYRPAEDLDPEFDGLPLDPEPVAGAPFLFTIAGLADDSTAELPPLPPLSEDAKAALRQEVSLADEYANMVGREVCGLLLRHRLSIQAAISQHVEPQIEALLAELTQSLDSPFDPDMP from the coding sequence GTGGAGCGTTCGTTGGAGACGCAGGTCGACCAGGCCGTCGAGTCGTGGTTGCGCTGGGTGCCGCGCTGGGAGCCGGCGACCCACCGTGGTCGCGTCGCTCCGTGTCGCCGGTGCCTCGGCTCGCCGATCCTCTCCGCCGCCGGGATCGGAGCGAACGTCCCGCATGGCGTGCAGCACGGTCTGTCCACCCGGATCAAGACGATCGTCGACCACTCCGTCGCCGAGTACACGGCGCGAAACCTGCCGACGCTGCAGCGTGAGCTCGACCAGCAGGCTGCCCGCAACCGTGCTCGTGCCTATCGACCGGCCGAGGATCTCGATCCGGAGTTCGACGGACTTCCGCTCGACCCCGAGCCCGTGGCAGGGGCTCCCTTCCTCTTCACCATCGCCGGCCTCGCCGACGACTCCACCGCGGAACTGCCCCCGCTCCCGCCGTTGAGCGAAGACGCGAAGGCCGCGCTCCGTCAGGAGGTGTCGCTCGCCGACGAGTACGCGAACATGGTCGGCCGCGAGGTCTGCGGACTGCTGTTGCGCCATCGCCTGAGCATCCAGGCGGCGATCTCGCAGCACGTCGAGCCGCAGATCGAGGCGCTGCTGGCCGAGCTGACGCAGTCGCTCGACTCGCCGTTCGATCCCGACATGCCCTGA
- a CDS encoding DUF427 domain-containing protein: MTDASTRPLQPRDSIRLARRVPLAVPTWRWEPSERWLRGWVGDLAVVDSRRPILVWEPTAKVPEYGFPLDDVRTDLLIPGEAPTAEYYRPRAPARRWFDLVVGDRRIPSAAWTWDLDELDDFIAVTWFPGILDRWTEEEDRVFAHPRDPRNRVDALPSTRHVVVRDGARVIAESHRPVIVYETGLPARFYLPADDVDLSALREIAGWSECPYKGEATRYWATAARPDHEIAWSYPAPLPAVAPIAGLIAFYSERVDITVDGVAVI; this comes from the coding sequence ATGACCGACGCCTCGACACGCCCTCTGCAGCCCCGCGACAGCATCCGCCTGGCTCGGCGGGTTCCGCTCGCCGTTCCGACCTGGCGCTGGGAGCCGAGCGAGCGGTGGCTGCGGGGGTGGGTGGGGGATCTCGCCGTGGTCGACTCACGTCGGCCGATCCTCGTGTGGGAGCCGACGGCGAAGGTTCCGGAGTACGGCTTTCCTCTCGACGACGTGCGCACGGACCTGCTGATCCCCGGAGAGGCACCCACCGCGGAGTACTACCGGCCCCGCGCGCCGGCGCGCAGATGGTTCGACCTCGTCGTCGGCGACCGGCGCATCCCCTCCGCCGCATGGACATGGGACCTCGACGAACTCGACGACTTCATCGCCGTGACGTGGTTCCCCGGGATTCTCGACCGGTGGACCGAGGAGGAGGACCGCGTCTTCGCGCACCCCCGCGACCCCCGCAATCGGGTCGACGCGTTGCCGTCGACCCGTCACGTGGTCGTGCGCGACGGTGCACGGGTGATCGCCGAGTCGCACCGCCCCGTGATCGTCTACGAGACCGGTCTGCCCGCACGCTTCTACCTGCCGGCCGACGACGTCGATCTGTCGGCTCTCCGCGAGATCGCGGGCTGGAGCGAATGCCCGTACAAGGGGGAGGCGACCCGCTACTGGGCGACCGCCGCCCGCCCCGATCATGAGATCGCGTGGTCGTATCCCGCACCGCTTCCCGCGGTCGCTCCGATCGCCGGACTGATCGCCTTCTACTCCGAGCGCGTCGACATCACCGTGGACGGGGTCGCCGTCATTTGA
- a CDS encoding ROK family protein, translating to MPAAPTPPTGTSVVRAINARAALRLMLDEGPQSRPEIAARLSVSKPTASHLLAQLHADGLVHSDGNRDGAIGRAAELFRVDATSAYAASIDVTPERIVAVVVDLVGQRVGEHVLLTPDAEDAENAESSGAADRVHLVVSAACAEAGISLTALHLVVIGIQGAIDPVADRLRFAAHLPGWQGAGLVASLQDRLGVPVAIENDVNLVAIAERAHGVAADQDGVAVLWVSDGIGMGLMFGGRIHRGLTGGAGEIADLSVPGAPTPQESPGFGTGGMQALAGGPALGRVLADHGFDQGTPEQAMRAAAASDALPAELAIDEIARRLVLGLTAVIAILDPDLIVLAGDLALAGGERLRARVEARLRAAVVARPLVLLSGLEENAVLDGGLRLALTRVQDQVVDTVSGGQRPD from the coding sequence GTGCCCGCCGCACCCACTCCCCCGACCGGTACCAGCGTCGTGCGTGCCATCAACGCCCGCGCGGCGCTGCGGCTCATGCTCGATGAGGGGCCGCAGAGCCGGCCGGAGATCGCCGCGCGCCTGTCGGTCTCGAAACCGACCGCCTCTCATCTGCTCGCCCAACTGCATGCCGACGGCCTGGTGCACAGCGACGGAAACCGCGACGGCGCGATCGGACGCGCCGCCGAACTGTTCCGGGTCGATGCCACGAGCGCCTACGCGGCGTCGATCGACGTCACGCCCGAGCGGATCGTCGCCGTCGTGGTCGACCTGGTCGGCCAGCGGGTGGGAGAGCACGTGCTGCTCACGCCTGACGCAGAAGACGCCGAGAATGCCGAGAGTTCGGGTGCCGCCGATCGTGTGCACCTCGTGGTCTCGGCGGCCTGCGCCGAAGCCGGGATCTCCCTCACCGCGCTGCACCTCGTGGTGATCGGCATCCAGGGAGCGATCGACCCCGTCGCCGACCGCCTGCGGTTCGCCGCGCATCTGCCGGGATGGCAGGGCGCCGGACTCGTGGCGAGTCTGCAGGATCGACTCGGCGTGCCGGTCGCGATCGAGAACGACGTCAACCTCGTCGCGATCGCCGAACGGGCGCACGGCGTCGCGGCGGACCAGGACGGCGTCGCCGTGCTGTGGGTCTCCGACGGCATCGGCATGGGGTTGATGTTCGGCGGGCGCATCCACCGCGGACTCACGGGCGGCGCGGGCGAGATCGCCGACCTCAGCGTTCCCGGTGCACCGACGCCCCAGGAGTCGCCAGGATTCGGTACCGGAGGGATGCAGGCGCTCGCCGGCGGGCCGGCACTGGGCAGAGTGCTGGCCGACCATGGGTTCGATCAGGGCACGCCCGAGCAGGCGATGCGCGCCGCCGCGGCATCCGACGCTCTTCCCGCGGAACTGGCCATCGATGAGATCGCACGCCGCCTCGTGCTGGGCCTGACCGCGGTGATCGCGATTCTCGACCCCGATCTCATCGTGCTCGCCGGCGACCTGGCACTCGCCGGTGGAGAGAGGCTGAGGGCGCGCGTCGAGGCGCGACTGCGCGCCGCCGTCGTCGCGCGTCCCCTCGTGCTGCTCTCGGGCCTCGAGGAGAACGCCGTGCTCGACGGGGGCCTGCGACTGGCGCTGACCCGCGTGCAGGATCAGGTCGTCGACACCGTCAGCGGCGGCCAGCGGCCGGACTGA
- a CDS encoding PadR family transcriptional regulator, whose protein sequence is MTADIGAQMRKGVVEYCVLGLLAREPMYGWQLADALTNVGLIASIGTLYPLLGRLRDNGWVSTFDLPSESGPVRKYYRLTDAGIEQLARFRAQWTPFARVVTGIVGEG, encoded by the coding sequence ATGACAGCTGACATCGGGGCGCAGATGCGCAAAGGGGTCGTGGAGTACTGCGTGCTCGGTCTCCTCGCGCGGGAACCGATGTACGGCTGGCAGCTGGCGGACGCCCTCACGAACGTGGGCCTGATCGCCAGCATCGGCACGCTCTACCCTCTGCTGGGGCGACTGAGGGACAACGGCTGGGTCAGCACGTTCGATCTCCCGTCGGAGAGCGGTCCGGTGCGCAAGTATTACCGGCTCACGGATGCCGGGATCGAGCAACTCGCTCGCTTCCGTGCGCAGTGGACCCCGTTCGCCCGTGTCGTCACGGGCATCGTCGGAGAGGGATGA
- a CDS encoding sugar ABC transporter permease, which yields MGTTDTRVRRRSAGAWFADTGWRHVVAIVVSIFALFPLLYVVSASLNPKGTLTGSNQLFSAIGIDSYVRILTDPQNPYVSWFGNTLLIASVTGAVTVFIGACAAYAFSRMRFAGRRVGLVTIVVVQMFPQLLAVVAIFLLMSTLGDWFPAIGLNTHTGLILVYLGGALGVNTYLMYGFFNTIPKELDEAARIDGAGHARIFFTIILRLVAPILAVVGLLSFIGTVNEYVIASVILIEPEQQTLVVGLTKLVANPRYADWSAFSAGAVMAAIPVMILFLFLQRYIVGGLTAGATKG from the coding sequence ATGGGCACCACCGACACCCGCGTGCGCCGGCGCAGCGCCGGCGCCTGGTTCGCCGACACCGGTTGGCGACACGTCGTCGCGATCGTGGTCAGCATCTTCGCGCTGTTCCCGCTGCTGTACGTCGTCTCGGCGTCGCTGAATCCGAAGGGCACGCTGACCGGATCGAACCAGCTGTTCTCCGCGATCGGCATCGACAGCTACGTACGCATCCTCACCGATCCGCAGAACCCCTACGTGAGCTGGTTCGGCAACACGCTGCTGATCGCGTCGGTCACCGGCGCCGTGACCGTGTTCATCGGCGCCTGCGCGGCCTATGCCTTCTCGCGTATGCGGTTCGCCGGCCGACGCGTGGGCCTGGTCACCATCGTGGTCGTGCAGATGTTCCCGCAGCTGCTCGCGGTCGTCGCGATCTTCCTGCTGATGTCGACGCTCGGCGACTGGTTCCCGGCGATCGGCCTCAACACCCACACAGGCCTGATCCTGGTGTACCTCGGTGGCGCGCTGGGCGTGAACACCTATCTCATGTACGGATTCTTCAACACGATCCCCAAGGAGCTCGACGAGGCGGCGCGCATCGACGGCGCCGGCCACGCCCGCATCTTCTTCACGATCATCCTGCGTCTGGTCGCGCCGATCCTCGCGGTCGTGGGGCTGCTGTCGTTCATCGGTACGGTCAACGAATACGTGATCGCGAGTGTCATCCTCATCGAGCCCGAGCAGCAGACGCTGGTCGTCGGCCTGACGAAGCTGGTGGCCAACCCGCGTTACGCCGACTGGTCGGCGTTCTCCGCGGGAGCGGTGATGGCGGCCATCCCGGTGATGATCCTGTTCCTCTTCCTGCAGCGCTACATCGTGGGCGGACTCACCGCCGGGGCGACGAAGGGCTGA
- the rpsL gene encoding 30S ribosomal protein S12 — translation MPTIQQLVRKGRSPKVTKTKAPALKSNPQQAGVCTRVYTTTPKKPNSAMRKVARVKLRNGAEVTAYIPGEGHNLQEHSLVLVRGGRVKDLPGVRYKIVRGALDTQAVKNRKQARSRYGAKKG, via the coding sequence GTGCCAACCATTCAGCAGTTGGTTCGCAAGGGTCGCTCGCCCAAGGTCACCAAGACCAAGGCGCCCGCGCTCAAGTCGAACCCGCAGCAGGCCGGGGTATGCACCCGCGTCTACACCACCACCCCGAAGAAGCCGAACTCGGCGATGCGCAAGGTCGCTCGTGTGAAGCTGCGCAACGGCGCCGAGGTCACCGCATACATCCCCGGTGAGGGTCACAACCTGCAGGAGCACTCGCTGGTGCTCGTGCGCGGCGGTCGTGTCAAGGACCTCCCCGGTGTGCGTTACAAGATCGTCCGCGGCGCCCTGGACACCCAGGCTGTCAAGAACCGTAAGCAGGCTCGTTCCCGCTACGGCGCGAAGAAGGGTTGA
- a CDS encoding chitosanase translates to MSIPISPSPMRDPRRTAAIIASLIVVALAVAVGIIWMTGRAASASVTLRDPVKREIAMEIMTSAENSALDWYNRYDYLEDIGDDRGYTGGLVGFTSGTHDMLMLVERYTDASPENPLAPFLPALRAVDGSASHEGLGESFEDAWASAAEDPAFRQAQRDEVDRLYFEPAVVQALADGLGVLGQFIYFDAMVMHGDSGFAEIRARARDAAHDPAEGGGEVAYLEAFLDARVVAMKQEEAHEDTSRVDTAQREFLAAGNLALDPPLRWAVYGDAYEIDGDPTPRW, encoded by the coding sequence ATGTCCATTCCGATTTCGCCGTCGCCCATGCGGGATCCGCGCCGCACCGCGGCCATCATCGCCTCCCTCATCGTGGTCGCCCTCGCCGTCGCGGTCGGCATCATCTGGATGACGGGGCGCGCAGCCTCCGCATCGGTGACGTTGCGCGATCCCGTCAAGCGCGAGATCGCGATGGAGATCATGACCTCCGCCGAGAATTCCGCGCTGGACTGGTACAACCGGTACGACTACCTCGAGGACATCGGCGACGACCGCGGCTACACCGGAGGGCTCGTGGGCTTCACCTCGGGCACGCACGACATGCTGATGCTGGTGGAGCGCTACACCGATGCCTCGCCCGAGAATCCGCTCGCTCCCTTCCTTCCCGCGCTGCGTGCGGTGGACGGCAGCGCGTCGCATGAGGGCCTCGGCGAGTCGTTCGAAGACGCCTGGGCGAGCGCGGCCGAGGATCCGGCGTTCCGGCAGGCGCAGCGCGATGAGGTCGACAGGCTGTACTTCGAGCCCGCCGTCGTGCAGGCGCTCGCCGACGGGCTCGGGGTGCTCGGGCAGTTCATCTACTTCGATGCCATGGTCATGCACGGTGATTCGGGCTTCGCGGAGATCCGTGCCCGGGCGCGGGATGCCGCTCACGACCCCGCCGAGGGTGGGGGAGAGGTCGCCTACCTCGAGGCCTTCCTCGATGCTCGGGTGGTGGCGATGAAACAGGAGGAGGCGCATGAGGACACCAGCCGTGTCGACACCGCGCAGCGTGAGTTCCTCGCCGCCGGCAACCTGGCCCTTGATCCGCCATTGCGGTGGGCCGTGTACGGGGACGCCTATGAGATCGACGGTGATCCGACGCCTCGGTGGTGA
- a CDS encoding YajQ family cyclic di-GMP-binding protein, with protein MADSSFDIVSKVDHQEAENALNQARKEIEQRYDFKGTGASIAWSGESVLIIANSEERAKAVLDVFQSKLIKRGISLKSLESGDPFASGKEFRIVSTIKDGISSENAKKINKIIRDEGPKGVKSQIQGDELRVQSKSRDDLQAVITLLKGSDLDVDLQFLNYR; from the coding sequence ATGGCTGACAGTTCCTTTGACATCGTCTCGAAAGTCGACCACCAGGAGGCGGAGAACGCCCTGAACCAGGCCCGCAAGGAGATCGAGCAGCGCTACGACTTCAAGGGCACCGGCGCCTCGATCGCGTGGAGCGGCGAGTCGGTCCTGATCATCGCGAACTCCGAGGAGCGCGCGAAGGCGGTGCTCGACGTGTTCCAGTCCAAGCTCATCAAGCGCGGCATCTCGCTCAAGAGCCTCGAGTCGGGCGACCCGTTCGCCAGCGGCAAGGAGTTCCGCATCGTCTCGACGATCAAGGACGGCATCTCTTCGGAGAACGCCAAGAAGATCAACAAGATCATCCGCGACGAAGGCCCCAAGGGCGTCAAGAGCCAGATCCAGGGCGACGAGCTGCGCGTGCAGTCCAAGAGCCGCGACGACCTCCAGGCCGTGATCACGCTGCTGAAGGGCTCCGACCTCGACGTCGACCTGCAGTTCCTCAACTACCGCTAG
- a CDS encoding maltose ABC transporter substrate-binding protein: protein MKVNKRGIAAAGAIAIVSTLSLAGCSTGTSGNDSADSGDAGTSKLVVWVDAERVDALKDAAASYEDKTGVTVQLVGKSVDDMKDDFIQQVPTGKGPDVVMGAHDWLGELSTNGVVAPLELGDSADDYLPVALQAATYDGTVYMLPYAVENIAVLRNADLVPTAPTSFDDMISKGTFVVEQGAEGNPYHLYPFQTAFGAPVFGTDDSGSYDSTDLQLGSEGGFAFADWLAAQGTAGTLNTDIDGEIAKQQFLDGKAAFWLTGPWNVGAATDAGINVEIDPVPSPTGETASPFAGVKGFFVSAESKNKVAANDFLVNYLGTEEVQLALFKAGNVLPALTAAADTAASDKIVAGFQAVGADAVPMPAIPAMGAVWQYWGVAEAAIINGADPKTTWQKLVDDVAAAIK, encoded by the coding sequence ATGAAGGTGAACAAGAGGGGCATCGCCGCCGCCGGCGCCATCGCCATCGTTTCGACTCTGTCGCTTGCCGGCTGCTCCACCGGGACCAGCGGCAACGACTCCGCCGACAGCGGCGACGCGGGCACCAGCAAGCTCGTCGTCTGGGTCGACGCCGAGCGTGTCGACGCGCTGAAGGATGCCGCGGCATCCTACGAGGACAAGACCGGTGTCACGGTCCAGCTCGTGGGCAAGTCGGTCGACGACATGAAGGACGACTTCATCCAGCAGGTCCCCACCGGCAAGGGCCCCGACGTCGTCATGGGCGCGCACGACTGGCTGGGTGAACTCTCGACCAACGGCGTCGTGGCTCCGCTCGAGCTCGGCGACAGCGCTGACGACTACCTCCCCGTCGCACTGCAGGCCGCCACCTACGACGGCACGGTCTACATGCTCCCGTACGCGGTCGAGAACATCGCGGTGCTCCGCAACGCCGACCTCGTGCCCACCGCTCCCACGAGCTTCGACGACATGATCTCGAAGGGCACGTTCGTGGTCGAGCAGGGCGCCGAGGGCAACCCGTACCACCTGTACCCGTTCCAGACCGCGTTCGGTGCCCCCGTCTTCGGCACCGACGACTCCGGCAGCTACGACTCCACCGACCTGCAGCTGGGCAGCGAGGGCGGCTTCGCCTTCGCCGACTGGCTCGCGGCCCAGGGCACCGCGGGCACGCTGAACACCGACATCGACGGCGAGATCGCGAAGCAGCAGTTCCTCGACGGAAAGGCCGCGTTCTGGCTGACCGGCCCGTGGAACGTCGGTGCGGCCACCGACGCCGGCATCAACGTCGAGATCGACCCGGTCCCGAGCCCCACGGGCGAGACCGCATCGCCGTTCGCGGGCGTGAAGGGCTTCTTCGTCAGCGCCGAGTCCAAGAACAAGGTCGCCGCGAACGACTTCCTCGTCAACTACCTCGGCACCGAAGAGGTACAGCTCGCGCTGTTCAAGGCCGGTAACGTCCTGCCCGCGCTCACCGCGGCTGCCGACACCGCAGCATCCGACAAGATCGTCGCCGGCTTCCAGGCCGTCGGTGCCGACGCGGTCCCGATGCCGGCGATCCCGGCGATGGGCGCCGTCTGGCAGTACTGGGGCGTGGCCGAGGCCGCGATCATCAACGGCGCCGACCCGAAGACGACGTGGCAGAAGCTCGTCGACGACGTGGCCGCCGCGATCAAGTAA
- a CDS encoding ABC transporter codes for MSDPDVPQPEKPADVDDVVGSANAGLDAAAAAGAEVPGAASETDATSEPADVTVAAEPVVDPDLAAFEEAERSFPGTFAPPAAAAAAPPAYAGTEATALFATPVAPAAEESAMADAAYAPAYSDAETQIVPSEPLVAAAAVPQFAQPIFVQAPEPPRDRGNRGTAGAIGLLATVVFAVLYLATTLGLGALAGDVTGENIGSAALAPLTTWGFWTPVVVFFLGFWLLGAIINRSRWGLWVVFGLLVGAVAYGGHILGQVFEAGILTLSPSAASELVGEQLLAPLAIAAFVFARELTIWFGAWVARSGARKTELNAEAQREYERTLEAGPTLPR; via the coding sequence ATGAGTGACCCCGACGTTCCCCAGCCCGAGAAGCCGGCCGACGTCGACGACGTCGTCGGCAGCGCGAACGCCGGTCTCGATGCGGCCGCCGCTGCGGGCGCAGAGGTGCCCGGCGCGGCATCCGAAACCGATGCCACCTCGGAGCCTGCGGACGTGACGGTGGCCGCCGAGCCCGTCGTCGACCCCGATCTCGCTGCGTTCGAGGAGGCCGAGAGGTCATTCCCCGGCACCTTCGCGCCGCCCGCTGCTGCTGCCGCGGCCCCGCCTGCCTATGCAGGCACGGAAGCGACCGCGTTGTTCGCGACGCCGGTCGCGCCTGCGGCCGAGGAGTCGGCGATGGCGGATGCCGCCTACGCGCCGGCATACAGCGATGCCGAGACCCAGATCGTCCCCTCCGAGCCGCTGGTCGCCGCGGCTGCCGTGCCGCAATTCGCGCAGCCGATCTTCGTGCAGGCGCCCGAGCCCCCGCGTGACCGCGGCAATCGCGGCACCGCCGGGGCCATCGGACTGCTCGCGACCGTGGTCTTCGCCGTCCTCTACCTTGCGACCACGCTCGGCCTGGGCGCGCTCGCGGGCGACGTGACGGGCGAGAACATCGGCTCTGCCGCGCTCGCACCCCTGACCACGTGGGGATTCTGGACGCCCGTCGTGGTCTTCTTCCTCGGCTTCTGGTTGCTCGGCGCGATCATCAACCGCAGCCGCTGGGGCCTCTGGGTCGTCTTCGGTCTGCTCGTCGGAGCGGTCGCGTACGGCGGTCACATCCTCGGGCAGGTCTTCGAGGCCGGCATCCTGACGCTCAGCCCGTCGGCAGCCTCCGAGCTGGTCGGCGAGCAGCTGCTCGCACCGCTGGCGATCGCCGCCTTCGTCTTCGCCCGGGAGCTCACCATCTGGTTCGGCGCCTGGGTCGCACGCAGCGGCGCTCGCAAGACCGAGCTCAACGCCGAGGCGCAGCGCGAGTACGAGCGCACGCTCGAGGCCGGCCCGACGCTTCCGAGGTAA